The Elusimicrobiota bacterium sequence TCGCCCGCGTCGGGAGGCTTGACGATCGATTCCGCGTCTTTATGGAAATGGATCCCCCGCGTCATCGGGGCCGTGATTTTCCTATACTTGTTGAAGAATGGATGCCGATAACGTGAAGCGACTGATGCGCCGCTGGGCCGGGGGGCTGTTGATTTCCTTCGCGGCCCTGCCGCTTTTCGCCCAGGGCCGGCGTCCGCCCTGGCCCGCCGCCTCCGTCAACACGGTGGTGGACGGCAACGTGCGAACCGGCGTCCAGGTGTTCACTATCGAGGAAAACCCCTGCCTCTCTCTCCGCACCATTAAACAGGTGTTCGGGGGCCGCGTTCAATGGAAGCGGGTGTCCCGCCGCATCGTTTACCTTTCCGAGGGCCGCACCGCGGAGTTCACCTTGGACGTCTCCACCGCCGTGGTGGGGGGAAAAGCCTTGCCCCTGGCCACGCCCCCCCGCGCCTGGGGAAGCGACGTGTTCCTCCCGGTCTCTCTCCTCGTCACACCGGAGTTCCAAAGTCTGGTCGCCTCCCAAGTCCAATGGAACGCGGCGCGGAGAAACCTGACGGTGGATCCCTCGCCCGCGGTATCATCGCCCCGCTTTTATTCCTACCCCAACAAAAGCCGCCTCACCATCGACATCGGACCCCACGTGGATTACCGCGTTCTCGCCCACCGAGACAACATCCTCACCCTGCGGTTTTACGGCGGCCGCGCCCGGGAGTGGGAAAAAGTGTCGGTGGACGACGGGGCCATCGCCTCCGTCGAGGTGGACCCTCGCGCCCGCACAACCGACGTTATTGTTACCCTCGGCGCAGGAACCGCCGACCCTGCTATTTATTTGGAAGAATCCCCGCGCTCCGTCGTGGTGGAGGTTCTCCGGGCCGGCGCCCCGGGCAAACCCGGCTCCGCGTCCACCCCGAAAACGGCCCAGCGGCCCCCCCGCCCCGGGACACCGGCCCTCCCGCCGCCGGAACTGTCCCCGCCGGACCGGGCCCGCCCGCGGGCGGACATCGACGCCCCCTATCTCGCGCTCTCGCCCATCCGCACCATCGTCATCGACCCCGGGCACGGGGGGAAAGACGTGGGCGCCGTGGGCCCGAACGGAACGCTGGAGAAAGACGTCAATCTCCAAATCGGCCTGGCCCTGGCCAAACTGCTGAACAAAGAAGGCCGGTTCAAGGTCATCCTCACCCGAGCCAACGACAGTTTCGTCACCCTCCAGGACCGGTCCTCCATGGCCAACAAAGCGAAAGCGGACCTCTTCATCTCGCTCCACTGCAACGCGGGACTCAAACGCGAATCCGGCGGATTTGAAGTTTATTTCCTTTCTGAAAAAGCCACGAACGACGAGGCCGCCGCCGTGGCCCGACGGGAAAACGCCGTCGTCGAATTGGAAGGGGTGGCCGGCAAGGCCCGGGAAGAGCTGGAAGGCCTCCTCTGGTCCTTGGCGCGAAACGAGCACATGAACGATTCCTCCGCCATCGCCGTCCACATCGACCGCCAAATCACGAAACGACTTTCCATCGGAAACCGGGGCGTTAAACAAGCGGGTTTCTACGTCCTCCGCGGAACCTCCATGCCCGCCATTTTGGTGGAGTCCGCCTTCATCACGCACCCCAAAGAGGAGGGACTTTTACGTTCCTCCCGCTTCCACGTCAAGCTGGTGGACGCCCTCTACGCGGGTCTTCTGGACTACGAAAAACAACGGATCAACGCTCGCCTTGGAAAAACGTCGGCGGGGGGGAACTGATTGAAAAACCCGGCCCGTCCCATCGGCGTTTTTGACTCCGGGGTGGGGGGACTGACCGTTCTGCGCGCCTTGACCGCCCTCCTGCCCCGCGAAAGTTTCATTTACGTGGGAGATACGGCGCGGGTTCCTTACGGCAGCAAGTCGCCCGAGGCGGTACGACGTTTTTCCCTGGAAATCGCCCGGTTCTTCCGTCGGAAAGGGGTCAAGATGATGGTGACCGCCTGCAACACCGCCAGCGCCTTGGCCCTGCCGGAACTGCGCGCGTTCATGCCCGTCCCGGTCTTGGGCGTCATCGAGCCCGGCGCCCGGGCCGCCCTCGCCGCCACCCGGTCCGGCCGGGTCGGCGTTATCGGAACCGAGGCCACCGTCCACAGCCGCGCCTACGAGAACGCCATCAAGCGTTTGGACGGAACCATCCACGTTTTCAGCCGCGCCTGCCCGCTGTTCGTTCCGCTGGTGGAGGAAGGCTGGGTCCGCCACGACATCACGCGTCGGGTCGTGAACCTTTATTTAAAACCTTTGCTCAAAAACAGGATCGACACGCTGGTCCTGGGGTGCACGCACTACCCGCTCCTCAAACCCACGCTCCGTCGGGCGGTGGGGGGGGTGGAACTGATCGATTCCGCCGACGAAACGGCAAAAGCCGTCCGCACCCGCCTGGAGCAAGACGGTCTGCTTCTGCACGGGGGTGCCCGGGGCCGTTTGTCTTACTTTTCCTCCGACGATCCCCTCAAGTTCGCCCGGCTCGGGTCCCGTTTTGTGGGGTGGGACTTGCCGGAGGTGCGGCGGAT is a genomic window containing:
- a CDS encoding N-acetylmuramoyl-L-alanine amidase; translation: MKRLMRRWAGGLLISFAALPLFAQGRRPPWPAASVNTVVDGNVRTGVQVFTIEENPCLSLRTIKQVFGGRVQWKRVSRRIVYLSEGRTAEFTLDVSTAVVGGKALPLATPPRAWGSDVFLPVSLLVTPEFQSLVASQVQWNAARRNLTVDPSPAVSSPRFYSYPNKSRLTIDIGPHVDYRVLAHRDNILTLRFYGGRAREWEKVSVDDGAIASVEVDPRARTTDVIVTLGAGTADPAIYLEESPRSVVVEVLRAGAPGKPGSASTPKTAQRPPRPGTPALPPPELSPPDRARPRADIDAPYLALSPIRTIVIDPGHGGKDVGAVGPNGTLEKDVNLQIGLALAKLLNKEGRFKVILTRANDSFVTLQDRSSMANKAKADLFISLHCNAGLKRESGGFEVYFLSEKATNDEAAAVARRENAVVELEGVAGKAREELEGLLWSLARNEHMNDSSAIAVHIDRQITKRLSIGNRGVKQAGFYVLRGTSMPAILVESAFITHPKEEGLLRSSRFHVKLVDALYAGLLDYEKQRINARLGKTSAGGN
- a CDS encoding glutamate racemase gives rise to the protein MKNPARPIGVFDSGVGGLTVLRALTALLPRESFIYVGDTARVPYGSKSPEAVRRFSLEIARFFRRKGVKMMVTACNTASALALPELRAFMPVPVLGVIEPGARAALAATRSGRVGVIGTEATVHSRAYENAIKRLDGTIHVFSRACPLFVPLVEEGWVRHDITRRVVNLYLKPLLKNRIDTLVLGCTHYPLLKPTLRRAVGGVELIDSADETAKAVRTRLEQDGLLLHGGARGRLSYFSSDDPLKFARLGSRFVGWDLPEVRRIRLEGIDG